The Bacteroidota bacterium genome includes the window TGCACCCAACATAAACGCCGAACGACGGATTGCCATAAAAATTCCTACCGGTTCTACCTATCAGGAGGTGATGAACATTCTACACAAACACAGCGTCTTAAAAAACGAATGGACTTTTGAAATAGTCAGCAGATGGAAGTATCTGGATCAAAACATAAAACCCGGTTACTATGTACTGACGCGCGGCATGGATAATCGCCTAATTGTAAACACCCTCCGCATGGGATGGCAAACACCCGTCACGCTCGTGATTTATAACGTCCGCACTAAAGAAGAATTTTCCGGTCTGGTCGGGCACACCCTCGAAATAGATTCTAACAAGCTGCTTGCTAAATTGAACGATGAAACCTTCTGCAAAACTTACGAACGAGACACCAACAACATCCTTTCGCGATTCATCTTGGACAACTACGAATTCTACTGGAATACTTCACTTGAAAAATTCATGCAAAAGACCGAGACTGCCTATCACCGGTTCTGGGATGAAGAACGCATGAGCCAGGCAAATGCTCTTCATCTGTCTCCTACCCAAATAGTTATTCTGGCTTCTATCGTAGAGAAGGAAGTCATCTTTGATAAAGAACTCTCCATCGTTGCGGGGGTTTACCTGAACCGTCTGCGCATCGGTATGCCTCTGCAGGCCGACCCTACTTTAGTCTTTGCCCGTCGAGACTTCAAAGCCCAAAGAGTGAACGCTACGCACCGCGCGGTTGATTCCCCCTATAACACTTATAAAAACCGTGGACTGCCACCCGGACCTATCTGCCTTCCTCGGAAAAAATCTATTGATGCCGTATTGAATGCTGAAAAACATCCCTACCTCTATTTCTGTGCCAACCCCGACATGAGCGGTAATTCTATCTTCTCTAAAACCCTAACAGAGCAAAATAAGATTGCTCGTCAATACCGCAAGACTTTAGACAAGATGAATATTCATTAGTGCGTCAAACTTTCCAATCTTTAAAAGGCCCCGAAAGACTATCCTTCACTTCTTGATATAATAACCCTTCAACGTCATTCCCTTATTGGTCAAGGTCAGTAGGCCGTTGACTATATCTTTGGCAATTTGCAGATACCATTTGCCATCAATATTTTTCCTCAGCCTTTCATCCGAAGATGTTTCTGTGTGCATTTTTTCCTCCGTACTACCGGTAGAAACTTTCATCCGCGAAATACTGATACCGGTGCTCTTGAAATCGTGCAGCCTAAATCCTCTTTCAGTCACTACTCTGCTTAAAGTTTTGCGTGTGTAATAGGACAGATGTTCCGGATAGCCGATAATGTTGTATTGCTCCCCGGTCTGATAACGGAGCATCGAATCAAAGTTCGGCGTGGTGCAATAAAACAATCCCCCCGGTCGAAGCAATTGATGGATATTCGTCAGTTCCGGTACCGGATTATTAATATGCTCCATCACCTCGAAGGAGGTCACAATATCAAAATCATGTTCCGCAAAATCCGTAGGATTCAGCACTCCTTCTTTCATATCAATTCCTTTGGCACGACACCGTTCAATAGCCTTGGCTGAATACTCCGTTCCATAAACTTTCCATCCTCTTTCTTTCGCCGCATCGAGAAAGAAACCCATGCCACAACCTACATCCAGAATTTTATTGCTTTTCCGAAATGGTTCCAACTCATCCAACAAAGCATGATAACTTTTCACCGTGATAGGCGACAAATAATAATCACCCCCATAAGAATAAGTACTGTAATGCGCCCCCAGCTCATCCAACGTCGGAATGCGACGCATAAAAACAAAACCACAGTCGCCACACTTCACCATATCGTGGCGCTCATAACCCACCAAGGGCTTCAACTTGGAACTATTACATAGATAACATTGCTCGTGATACTGCTGCATGGAACAAATATAGAACTAGTTCACAGTTGACGGTTGCCAGTTAGCGGCGAACTACCAGCCGTCAATTGTTTCATAGCCTCCCAAACCACCACACCCACACTCACCGCCACATTCAAAGAATGCTTTGTGCCCCATTGCGGAATCTCCAACACCATATCCGAACTACTGACCAGCTCCTGCCCTACTCCATCCACTTCATTGCCAAAAACAAAAACATATTTTCTATCGCCCTGCGCAACAAACTCATGCAACATCACCGCCCTTTCCGCCTGCTCCACCGCCACGATTGTATAGCCTTCTTCCCGCAACAAAACCAGCGCCTCCATCGCCGAAACAAAATGTTTCCATACCACCGTTTCCGTTGCCCCCAGCGCTGTTTTATGAATATCACGGTGAGGCGGACAACCGGTAATGCCGCACAGATAAATGGCCTCGAGCCTAAACGCATCCGCCGTGCGAAAAATAGAACCCACGTTCAAATGACTCCGAACATTATCCAGCAACAACACCACCGGCGCCTTGTCGCTGGTCTTAAACTCATCGGCATTCAATCTCGCCAATTCTTCATTCAACAGTTTTCGCATGGCGCAAGATTAAAGAAGAAAAACAATCAGCCCCCTCTTATCCCTGCCGCAGTGTAGAGACGCAATATTTTGCGTCTATTGTTCGGATGGAATACAGACGCAAAATTTTGCGTCTCTACGTATTATCCGGTTCTATGTCTATGTTGGTCACCAATTTCTTGTGTGCCTCGATGACAATATTTTTCGTAGCAGTTTTATGATGTTCCTTCGTGGCAATCAGCGAATCGTTACCGGTAGGCACCCCGTCA containing:
- a CDS encoding class I SAM-dependent methyltransferase: MQQYHEQCYLCNSSKLKPLVGYERHDMVKCGDCGFVFMRRIPTLDELGAHYSTYSYGGDYYLSPITVKSYHALLDELEPFRKSNKILDVGCGMGFFLDAAKERGWKVYGTEYSAKAIERCRAKGIDMKEGVLNPTDFAEHDFDIVTSFEVMEHINNPVPELTNIHQLLRPGGLFYCTTPNFDSMLRYQTGEQYNIIGYPEHLSYYTRKTLSRVVTERGFRLHDFKSTGISISRMKVSTGSTEEKMHTETSSDERLRKNIDGKWYLQIAKDIVNGLLTLTNKGMTLKGYYIKK
- the mltG gene encoding endolytic transglycosylase MltG, translated to MWKFLFGILFVLGLFCLAGAYKIFYAPNINAERRIAIKIPTGSTYQEVMNILHKHSVLKNEWTFEIVSRWKYLDQNIKPGYYVLTRGMDNRLIVNTLRMGWQTPVTLVIYNVRTKEEFSGLVGHTLEIDSNKLLAKLNDETFCKTYERDTNNILSRFILDNYEFYWNTSLEKFMQKTETAYHRFWDEERMSQANALHLSPTQIVILASIVEKEVIFDKELSIVAGVYLNRLRIGMPLQADPTLVFARRDFKAQRVNATHRAVDSPYNTYKNRGLPPGPICLPRKKSIDAVLNAEKHPYLYFCANPDMSGNSIFSKTLTEQNKIARQYRKTLDKMNIH
- a CDS encoding TrmH family RNA methyltransferase; translation: MRKLLNEELARLNADEFKTSDKAPVVLLLDNVRSHLNVGSIFRTADAFRLEAIYLCGITGCPPHRDIHKTALGATETVVWKHFVSAMEALVLLREEGYTIVAVEQAERAVMLHEFVAQGDRKYVFVFGNEVDGVGQELVSSSDMVLEIPQWGTKHSLNVAVSVGVVVWEAMKQLTAGSSPLTGNRQL